A portion of the Cellulophaga algicola DSM 14237 genome contains these proteins:
- the tilS gene encoding tRNA lysidine(34) synthetase TilS, with translation MQEQFKSHINERFPELKNKHFLLACSGGIDSVILVHLCKAIGLEFSLAHCNFNLRGLESDADEAFVKLLAADFKIPFYVTSFDTAQYMNTHKVSLQIAARELRYAWFSELQSKHKIPTLVTAHHADDSLETFLINLSRGTGIDGLTGIPERTPTIARPLLLFSREQILDYAHRFTISWREDKSNQETKYLRNKIRHKIVPHLKELHPSFLPNFLQSQQHLAETASLLNHHIQELRATLFKKDGDGFVVSIAALKKQNALESLVYHLFKPFGFSDAEALIALLSAMSGKELHSVSHRLLKDRDNLYLKGVQSISSDIFEIEEECNSVTEPVSIKIEVVSEITTTGIDTLYVDKNHLKFPLTVRKYKTGDYFYPFGMKGVKKLSKYFKDEKFSQFQKEQQWLLCSEDAIVWVIGKRADDRFKVSKKTDKILKFSLVQ, from the coding sequence GTGCAAGAACAATTTAAATCACATATTAACGAGCGTTTTCCTGAGCTAAAAAATAAACATTTTTTATTGGCATGCAGTGGGGGTATTGATAGTGTAATACTTGTTCATTTATGTAAAGCCATAGGTCTAGAATTTTCTTTAGCTCATTGTAATTTTAACTTAAGAGGTCTGGAAAGTGATGCAGATGAAGCTTTTGTAAAATTACTTGCGGCAGATTTTAAAATTCCTTTTTATGTGACTAGTTTTGATACTGCACAGTATATGAATACGCATAAGGTATCCTTACAAATTGCTGCACGAGAACTGAGGTATGCTTGGTTCTCTGAGCTACAATCAAAACATAAAATACCAACGCTAGTTACTGCACACCATGCAGATGATAGCTTAGAGACATTTTTAATCAACCTTTCTAGAGGAACAGGTATTGATGGTTTGACGGGTATTCCTGAAAGAACACCTACTATTGCTAGACCGCTTTTACTATTTTCTAGGGAACAGATCTTGGACTATGCACATCGCTTTACTATTTCTTGGAGGGAAGATAAAAGTAATCAAGAAACCAAGTATTTACGGAATAAAATAAGGCATAAAATTGTTCCGCATTTAAAAGAATTACATCCTTCCTTCTTACCTAATTTTTTGCAAAGTCAACAGCATTTAGCTGAAACGGCAAGTCTATTAAACCATCATATACAAGAGCTACGTGCCACTCTTTTCAAAAAAGATGGGGATGGTTTTGTAGTGTCTATTGCTGCGCTTAAAAAGCAGAATGCCTTAGAGTCTTTGGTGTATCACTTATTTAAACCATTTGGGTTTTCAGATGCTGAAGCACTTATAGCTTTATTATCGGCTATGAGTGGAAAAGAATTGCACTCGGTTAGCCACCGCCTGCTTAAAGATAGAGATAATCTGTATTTAAAGGGGGTGCAATCTATTTCAAGCGATATTTTTGAAATCGAAGAAGAATGTAATTCGGTTACAGAACCTGTGTCTATTAAAATTGAAGTGGTGTCAGAAATAACAACTACGGGCATAGATACGTTATACGTAGATAAGAACCACTTAAAGTTTCCGTTAACTGTAAGAAAATATAAAACGGGCGACTATTTTTATCCTTTCGGAATGAAAGGAGTAAAGAAGTTGAGCAAATACTTTAAAGACGAGAAGTTCAGTCAATTTCAAAAAGAACAACAATGGTTACTTTGCAGTGAAGATGCTATAGTTTGGGTGATTGGTAAAAGAGCGGATGATCGATTTAAAGTATCAAAAAAGACAGATAAAATATTAAAATTCAGCCTAGTACAATGA
- a CDS encoding penicillin acylase family protein: protein MEKLKKVFLIVITLLLLVVIGIVIFIITLKPNYSGEQELKNLKSAVSVYYDTYGIPHIYGESETDAFRTLGYVHAQDRLWQMELLRRIGPGRLSEVFGKDMIPTDKFLISLGIDEASEKTAASLDENSETIRLTRAYLEGVNSFIENGPTPVEFYLTGIEKTPFVVKDVYNTIGYMAFSFAMAHKTDPLLTNIKEKLGSEYLKDLEVNADPSLTTIANYPKNDFILKNTISEIAFQALKKLPVPMFEGSNSWVLSPEKTKNGKVIFANDPHIGFSQPSVWYEAHVSTPTYEKYGYHLAGVPFPLLGHDRNLAYGLTMFENDDIDFYYEEEHPTDKTKYSYKGAWKTYETVTKTIKVKDADAVAFTYKKTIHGPVLNGIADQIVGDKPIAMSWVYTRVENKTLNAFNSIVHANALNDFKKALAGIHAPGLNIMYGDAKGNIAWFATAKLYQMPDSINTKFVLEGSSGAQEPLRYLDFEENPHAINPPWNYVYSANNQPDSILGKIYPGYYLPENRAKRITQLLAPKNDWDKDAVSKMITDVTSAINPSVVRNLINEIDVSALSENQKQLIHQLKEWQGEATLENVETTMYHRWIYFFMKNTFSDELSEEQFTAFLGTHFFKRTIAPMAEKRESIWWDDIGTPEKETKKVMVNKSFQQAYAALEKSLGEDTQYWTWNKVHSIEHPHPIGQVEALRNFFNVGPFEVNGTREVINNLSFAYTEDGLYKVLSGPSTRRIIDFSDVENSISILPTGQSGNMLSNHYQDQAKMYVNGEFRKMMMNKEEITATAESVLIFKPL, encoded by the coding sequence TTGGAAAAGCTAAAAAAAGTATTTCTTATTGTAATCACACTACTGTTACTTGTTGTAATCGGAATCGTTATTTTTATTATAACTCTTAAACCTAATTACAGTGGTGAACAAGAGCTGAAAAATTTAAAATCAGCTGTGAGTGTATATTATGATACCTATGGTATTCCACATATTTATGGAGAATCTGAAACAGATGCTTTTAGAACTTTAGGGTACGTACATGCGCAAGATCGCTTATGGCAAATGGAACTTTTACGTAGAATAGGTCCCGGAAGACTGTCTGAAGTATTTGGTAAAGACATGATTCCTACAGATAAGTTTCTTATTTCTTTAGGGATTGATGAAGCTTCAGAAAAGACAGCAGCTAGTTTAGACGAAAATTCTGAAACTATTCGTCTAACAAGAGCCTATTTAGAAGGGGTAAACTCTTTTATTGAAAACGGACCTACTCCTGTAGAATTCTATTTGACAGGAATTGAAAAAACACCTTTTGTGGTTAAAGACGTGTATAATACCATTGGTTATATGGCATTTAGTTTTGCGATGGCGCATAAGACCGACCCTCTGCTTACAAATATCAAAGAAAAATTAGGGTCAGAATATCTAAAAGATTTAGAGGTTAATGCAGACCCATCGTTAACCACGATTGCTAACTATCCAAAAAATGATTTTATTCTAAAAAATACCATTTCGGAAATAGCTTTTCAAGCGCTTAAAAAACTACCTGTACCCATGTTTGAAGGAAGTAACAGTTGGGTGCTTTCTCCTGAGAAAACAAAAAATGGGAAAGTTATTTTTGCTAATGATCCACATATTGGATTTTCTCAACCCTCAGTTTGGTATGAAGCGCATGTGAGTACACCAACTTATGAAAAATACGGCTATCATCTAGCAGGCGTACCCTTTCCGTTACTGGGGCACGACAGAAATTTGGCCTACGGATTAACGATGTTTGAGAATGATGATATTGATTTTTATTACGAAGAAGAACATCCTACAGATAAAACTAAATACTCTTATAAAGGTGCTTGGAAAACCTATGAAACGGTAACAAAGACCATAAAAGTTAAAGATGCGGATGCTGTAGCATTTACCTATAAAAAAACCATCCATGGCCCCGTATTAAACGGAATTGCAGATCAGATTGTGGGAGATAAGCCTATTGCCATGTCTTGGGTTTATACCAGAGTAGAAAATAAGACTCTAAATGCTTTTAATAGTATTGTTCATGCCAATGCGTTAAATGATTTTAAAAAAGCGCTAGCTGGGATTCACGCTCCTGGTTTAAATATTATGTATGGTGATGCCAAAGGGAATATAGCCTGGTTTGCAACAGCTAAGTTATACCAAATGCCGGATAGTATAAATACCAAATTTGTATTGGAGGGTAGTTCTGGCGCACAAGAACCATTACGATACTTAGATTTTGAAGAAAATCCACATGCTATTAACCCGCCTTGGAATTATGTGTACTCCGCAAACAACCAACCAGATTCTATTTTGGGTAAAATATATCCTGGATATTATTTGCCAGAAAATAGGGCAAAGAGAATTACACAATTACTAGCTCCAAAAAATGATTGGGATAAGGATGCTGTAAGCAAAATGATTACAGATGTTACCTCTGCTATTAACCCATCTGTTGTGCGTAATTTAATAAATGAAATTGATGTATCAGCACTTTCTGAAAATCAAAAGCAGTTAATCCATCAATTAAAAGAATGGCAAGGCGAAGCTACTCTTGAAAATGTAGAAACGACAATGTATCATCGGTGGATTTATTTCTTTATGAAAAATACGTTTAGTGATGAGTTAAGTGAAGAACAATTTACAGCCTTTCTAGGAACACACTTTTTTAAAAGAACAATTGCTCCAATGGCAGAAAAACGGGAATCTATTTGGTGGGATGATATTGGTACTCCTGAAAAAGAAACAAAAAAAGTAATGGTAAATAAATCCTTTCAACAAGCCTACGCAGCCTTAGAAAAATCCTTGGGTGAGGATACTCAATATTGGACTTGGAATAAAGTACATTCTATAGAGCATCCACATCCTATTGGACAGGTAGAAGCATTACGTAACTTCTTCAATGTAGGTCCTTTTGAGGTGAATGGAACTAGAGAAGTGATAAATAATTTATCCTTTGCTTACACAGAAGACGGCTTATATAAAGTGTTATCGGGGCCATCTACACGGAGAATTATAGATTTTTCAGATGTAGAAAACAGCATTAGTATTCTACCAACAGGGCAGTCGGGTAATATGCTTAGTAATCATTATCAAGATCAAGCTAAAATGTATGTAAACGGAGAGTTTCGTAAGATGATGATGAATAAGGAAGAGATTACCGCTACTGCGGAATCTGTTTTAATTTTTAAACCTTTATAG
- a CDS encoding DUF1801 domain-containing protein, whose translation MEQLILLENPKVALVFEAYPDHIRPKMLALRKLILETANELEDVQELEETLKWGEPSYIAKKGSTIRMDWKEKTPEHYALYFKCTSLLVTTFKDVFPDQFTYEGNRALIFKLEEKIPVRELKSCIKAALHYHKVKQLPSLGM comes from the coding sequence ATGGAACAGCTAATCTTACTTGAAAATCCAAAAGTAGCATTAGTTTTTGAGGCGTATCCAGACCATATTAGACCTAAGATGCTTGCCTTGAGAAAGCTTATTTTAGAAACTGCAAATGAGCTAGAAGATGTGCAGGAATTAGAAGAAACGCTAAAATGGGGAGAACCAAGTTATATCGCTAAGAAAGGAAGTACTATTCGTATGGACTGGAAAGAGAAAACTCCAGAACACTATGCCCTATATTTTAAATGCACGAGCCTATTAGTAACTACATTTAAAGACGTATTTCCAGATCAATTTACCTATGAAGGGAATAGGGCTTTAATTTTTAAATTAGAGGAAAAGATACCGGTAAGGGAATTAAAATCTTGTATTAAGGCTGCGCTGCACTATCATAAAGTTAAACAGCTACCGAGTTTAGGGATGTAA
- a CDS encoding anthranilate synthase component I family protein: MRKKITYSFKDLPFLKDSMLQWAQQYYEVVWLDSNTHKQKYDSFDALIAVDALTSIKTDHKNAFEDLKTYQEQTKDWIFGYLTYDLKNNVEKLESTNFDGVEFPELYFFQPKKIIKIKGDSLEFDYLNMVDDEIEEDYQTIIKKLPSLEDNLQRSVKDIHIKMRIFKDEYFSKVTKMLDHIKRGAIYEANFCQEFYAENYAINPVKVYQKLNDISKAPFATFLKLDDKYLMCASPERYLKKMGSKLISQPIKGTAKRAINKEEDDKLKERLAQDEKERAENIMIVDLVRNDLSKSAIKGTVTVEELCKVYTFDQVHQMISTVIAHVDTAKSPVAIIKDSFPMGSMTGAPKVSAMKIIEELEAFKRGLYSGSVGYFTPEGDFDFNVVIRSILYNQSKKYISFSVGSAITAKATPENEYQECLLKAKAMRQVLEDN; the protein is encoded by the coding sequence TTGCGAAAAAAAATTACGTACTCCTTTAAGGATTTACCTTTTCTAAAAGATTCCATGTTACAATGGGCGCAACAGTATTATGAAGTTGTTTGGCTAGATAGTAATACGCACAAACAGAAGTATGATTCTTTTGATGCGCTTATCGCTGTTGATGCATTAACCTCTATAAAAACAGATCATAAAAATGCTTTTGAAGATTTAAAAACCTATCAAGAGCAAACCAAAGATTGGATTTTTGGATATTTGACGTACGATCTAAAAAATAATGTAGAAAAGCTAGAATCTACGAACTTTGATGGTGTTGAGTTTCCTGAGTTATATTTTTTTCAACCCAAGAAAATAATAAAAATTAAGGGTGATTCCTTAGAGTTTGATTATTTGAATATGGTGGATGATGAGATTGAAGAAGATTATCAGACAATCATTAAAAAACTACCTAGTCTAGAGGATAATTTGCAGCGTTCTGTAAAAGATATCCATATTAAAATGCGAATTTTTAAGGATGAGTATTTTAGTAAAGTAACTAAAATGCTTGACCATATTAAACGTGGAGCTATTTATGAAGCTAATTTCTGTCAAGAATTCTATGCCGAGAATTATGCGATTAATCCCGTAAAAGTCTATCAGAAACTAAATGACATCTCAAAGGCACCTTTTGCCACATTCCTAAAATTAGATGATAAGTATCTTATGTGTGCCTCTCCTGAGCGGTATTTAAAGAAAATGGGGTCTAAACTTATTTCTCAGCCTATAAAAGGTACGGCTAAAAGAGCTATAAATAAAGAGGAAGATGATAAACTCAAAGAGCGTTTAGCGCAGGATGAGAAAGAAAGGGCAGAAAATATAATGATTGTAGATTTGGTCCGCAATGATTTGTCTAAGAGCGCAATTAAAGGAACAGTAACGGTAGAGGAACTCTGCAAAGTGTATACTTTTGATCAAGTACATCAAATGATATCTACCGTAATTGCACATGTAGATACAGCTAAGAGTCCGGTAGCTATTATTAAAGACAGTTTTCCTATGGGAAGCATGACAGGTGCCCCTAAAGTATCTGCTATGAAAATTATTGAAGAATTAGAAGCTTTTAAAAGAGGATTGTATAGTGGTTCGGTAGGCTATTTTACTCCTGAGGGAGATTTTGATTTTAATGTAGTCATCCGTAGTATTCTTTACAACCAATCTAAAAAATATATTTCTTTTTCTGTGGGTAGTGCTATTACGGCAAAAGCAACTCCTGAAAATGAATACCAAGAGTGTTTACTTAAAGCAAAAGCAATGCGTCAAGTGCTTGAAGATAATTGA
- a CDS encoding PAS domain-containing sensor histidine kinase gives MKKLEKKIISRYLFFMITIGVLIVSGVLVVSHIISLLDAETENIDLVGKQHMMSKSIVNDALHIGNAPNSMSTKDISRLKNLTNELKNSQVNLLEHYSENNKTIDSLLKKNESSYNQMLSSSSAITIDLDPNRLKNQLEKIYEAQSSYSVNLDLIRDTFQEEVHSKLQLLMNILWIFASCILLIIVGESAFIMRPIFKQLLYKNKELQAINEELELSKVVISKNMLALTKLKIDLETKEAYNRIFIEQAPMAIAMVDNDMCYLAVSKRWITDYKMEGKEFIGRSHYDLFPEISEDWKKMHQRCLGGAIDINNEEPFIRADGSLQWLYWDVRPWYDLDGKIGGILMQTGDITAVKENELESKRTDEIIEKTNEISRIGTWELDLLKNEVYWSTIVCEIHEVPHDFEPQLTSSIHFYKEGKSRNLVVKSVKEAISDGKSFDIEVELVTQNNANIWVRAIGQTELVEGKCTRLFGIFQDISVIKKSEGELLRKNKLLNFAEEITLMGNWQWDTVADVVLWSNNLYNIFKLDKNIEIIKFDTYFSFVHPDDREIVTEYFKKSVNKKSLVKFTHRIIAGDGKVKTIQLLGEVIRDNLGNIIEMIGTCQDITEQKKSEVALIRKNQLLTLGEEIAQMGHWQWDTVVDKVIWSNNLYRIFELDNSKIDLKFETYLSFVHPEDSLNVIEYFEKAAKEKIFDSFSHRIITVTGIIKTVQLMGEVFTNEKGEIIEMIGTGQDVTEQKMVEQKIVAAKENLEAFSKKLIAQNTQLADFTHITSHNLRAPVSNLNTLLDFYKESESESEKLDLFKKIETVIYHLTSTLNTLIEALQTKNDTTKELEKVSFNEILNKTKEILTAEILKSEITIQVDFSEIENINYNKIYLESIFLNLVSNAMKYKAEDRTPKLTIISVITNGKIELKFQDNGLGIDLKKHGHKLFGLNKVFHRHPDARGVGLFMTKTQVEAMGGTIWAESTVNEGTTFIINFNLNE, from the coding sequence TTGAAAAAGCTAGAAAAAAAAATTATAAGTAGGTATTTATTTTTCATGATTACGATCGGAGTTCTTATTGTTTCAGGAGTTTTAGTGGTTAGTCATATTATTAGTTTACTAGATGCTGAAACAGAAAATATTGATTTAGTTGGTAAGCAACATATGATGAGTAAAAGTATCGTAAATGACGCTCTTCATATTGGTAATGCTCCAAATAGTATGTCAACTAAAGACATTAGCAGGCTAAAAAATCTGACAAATGAATTGAAGAATTCCCAAGTAAATTTATTAGAACATTATTCTGAAAATAATAAAACTATTGATTCTTTATTAAAAAAAAACGAATCCTCTTACAATCAAATGTTAAGCTCCAGTAGCGCAATAACAATTGATTTAGACCCAAATAGATTAAAAAATCAACTTGAAAAAATTTACGAGGCTCAAAGTAGCTATAGTGTTAACTTAGATTTGATAAGAGATACATTTCAAGAAGAAGTTCATAGTAAACTTCAATTATTAATGAATATATTATGGATTTTTGCGAGTTGTATACTACTGATAATAGTTGGCGAATCTGCGTTTATTATGAGGCCTATATTTAAACAGCTACTTTATAAAAATAAAGAATTGCAGGCTATTAATGAAGAATTAGAATTGTCCAAAGTCGTGATAAGCAAGAATATGCTAGCGCTTACAAAGCTTAAAATAGATTTAGAAACTAAAGAAGCATATAACAGAATTTTTATTGAGCAAGCACCCATGGCTATTGCTATGGTAGATAATGATATGTGTTACTTGGCGGTTTCTAAGCGGTGGATTACAGATTACAAGATGGAAGGAAAAGAGTTTATTGGTCGCTCTCATTATGACTTGTTTCCTGAAATAAGCGAAGATTGGAAAAAAATGCACCAAAGATGCTTAGGGGGAGCCATTGATATCAATAATGAAGAGCCTTTTATACGTGCCGATGGATCTTTGCAATGGCTGTATTGGGATGTTCGACCATGGTATGACTTAGATGGAAAAATTGGAGGTATTCTCATGCAAACTGGTGATATCACTGCGGTTAAAGAGAATGAGCTTGAAAGTAAAAGAACTGACGAAATTATAGAAAAAACGAACGAAATTTCTCGAATAGGAACATGGGAATTAGACTTGTTGAAAAATGAAGTTTATTGGAGTACTATAGTCTGCGAAATACATGAGGTTCCTCATGATTTTGAACCGCAATTAACGTCCAGTATCCATTTTTATAAGGAAGGTAAAAGTAGAAATCTTGTTGTAAAATCTGTCAAAGAAGCAATTTCAGATGGTAAATCTTTTGATATAGAAGTAGAATTAGTAACTCAAAATAATGCAAATATTTGGGTTAGAGCCATTGGGCAAACTGAACTTGTTGAGGGTAAGTGCACTAGATTATTCGGGATATTTCAAGATATTTCAGTAATTAAAAAATCAGAAGGAGAGTTGCTGCGAAAAAACAAATTATTGAATTTTGCGGAAGAGATTACGTTAATGGGAAATTGGCAATGGGATACAGTTGCAGATGTGGTACTATGGTCTAATAATTTGTATAACATTTTTAAACTGGATAAAAATATAGAGATTATTAAATTTGACACTTATTTTAGCTTTGTACATCCTGATGATAGAGAAATTGTTACAGAATATTTTAAAAAATCAGTAAATAAAAAAAGTCTTGTTAAATTTACACATCGCATTATTGCTGGTGATGGAAAAGTAAAAACTATTCAGCTTCTTGGAGAAGTTATTAGAGATAATTTAGGGAATATTATTGAAATGATAGGTACTTGCCAAGATATTACCGAACAAAAAAAATCGGAGGTAGCGCTCATACGTAAAAATCAACTATTAACTTTAGGAGAAGAAATTGCGCAGATGGGCCATTGGCAATGGGATACCGTTGTAGATAAGGTCATATGGTCTAATAATTTGTATCGAATTTTTGAGCTTGATAACTCAAAAATTGATTTGAAATTTGAAACTTACTTAAGTTTTGTACATCCTGAAGACTCCTTAAATGTTATTGAATATTTTGAAAAAGCTGCAAAAGAAAAAATATTTGATAGTTTCTCACATCGTATTATAACGGTTACTGGTATTATAAAGACGGTTCAACTTATGGGAGAGGTATTCACAAATGAAAAAGGTGAAATTATTGAAATGATAGGTACGGGACAAGATGTTACCGAACAAAAAATGGTGGAACAAAAGATCGTAGCAGCCAAGGAAAACTTAGAAGCATTCTCTAAAAAGTTAATTGCTCAAAATACCCAATTAGCAGATTTTACACATATTACTTCACATAACTTGCGAGCGCCTGTAAGTAATTTAAATACGTTATTAGATTTTTATAAGGAATCTGAAAGTGAAAGTGAAAAACTGGATTTGTTCAAAAAAATAGAAACCGTAATTTACCATCTTACTTCAACACTCAATACCTTAATAGAGGCTTTACAAACCAAAAATGACACGACAAAAGAACTTGAAAAAGTGTCATTTAATGAAATATTGAATAAAACTAAAGAAATTTTAACTGCTGAAATTCTTAAATCAGAAATTACAATCCAAGTTGATTTTTCTGAAATTGAAAATATAAATTACAACAAAATATATTTAGAGAGTATATTTCTTAATTTAGTGAGTAATGCTATGAAATACAAAGCTGAAGACCGCACTCCAAAACTTACTATTATATCAGTAATTACAAATGGAAAAATAGAATTAAAATTCCAAGATAACGGTTTAGGTATTGATTTAAAAAAGCATGGTCATAAATTGTTCGGTTTAAATAAAGTTTTCCATAGACATCCTGATGCTAGAGGAGTGGGGTTGTTTATGACTAAAACCCAAGTTGAAGCAATGGGAGGTACTATCTGGGCAGAAAGCACTGTAAATGAAGGCACAACGTTCATTATAAATTTTAATTTAAATGAGTAA
- a CDS encoding protein-disulfide reductase DsbD family protein → MIKNIIVFLTFFNVFLGFSQTDEEPVLWEQELNKISDTEFELIIKADIFKDWHVYSQHTAEGGSQPSEFVFEKANQDYELIGAVTESETTTEYSDIFEVDETYFKEKLVFTQKIKLLNPTVTQVNVLLYYQVCKDVCIPGEQDFIFALDGGPVNLEEKTVDERSVILSEELILDLKNKEKLTEGTVDSVSGPSGLLMIFGLGFLGGLIALLTPCVFPMIPLTVSFFTKQSGTKSKGITNAILYGFFIVLIYFLLSLPFHLFDSVDSQILNTIATNVWLNIVFFAIFVFFAFSFFGYYELTLPSSWANKMDNASSKAGGVLGIFFMAVTLAIVSFSCTGPILGGLLGSTALADGDVATNLSTGMLGFGTALALPFALFALFPAWLNSLPKSGGWMTTVKVVLGFLELALALKFLSNADLVGNWGFLKRELFIGIWIVLFILLTLYLFGILRFPHDGPKQKLSGLRKMLAFVSAAFVLYLGLGVTKTTNLKLLSGFPPPEFYSVFEQESDCPLGINCFKDFEDGLAYAKEVNKPILLDFTGWACVNCRKMEENVWSNPEVFKLINDNYVLISLYIDDRKALPDLEQFDFKYETGRVKHIETVGQKWGTFQTLNFNAASQPYYVLLSPELEVLNTAIQYTDTETYKFWLQEGLDNLK, encoded by the coding sequence ATGATTAAAAATATAATAGTTTTCCTGACATTTTTCAATGTTTTTTTAGGATTTTCTCAGACAGACGAAGAGCCTGTTTTATGGGAACAAGAGTTAAACAAAATCTCTGACACAGAATTTGAATTAATAATAAAAGCTGATATTTTTAAAGATTGGCATGTGTATTCTCAACATACAGCAGAAGGAGGTTCGCAACCCAGTGAATTTGTTTTTGAGAAGGCTAATCAAGATTATGAACTTATAGGTGCAGTAACCGAAAGTGAAACAACTACCGAGTATAGTGATATTTTTGAAGTTGATGAAACGTATTTCAAAGAGAAACTTGTTTTCACACAAAAAATTAAACTTTTAAATCCAACAGTAACTCAGGTAAATGTACTCTTATATTACCAAGTATGTAAGGATGTTTGTATTCCAGGGGAACAAGATTTTATTTTTGCCTTAGATGGTGGACCCGTAAATTTAGAAGAAAAAACGGTAGATGAACGCAGTGTAATACTGAGCGAAGAATTAATTTTAGACCTTAAGAATAAAGAGAAATTAACAGAAGGTACTGTAGATAGTGTGAGTGGTCCTTCAGGCTTATTAATGATTTTTGGACTTGGTTTTTTAGGCGGATTAATTGCTTTGCTTACGCCTTGCGTATTTCCTATGATACCGCTAACAGTATCATTTTTTACAAAACAATCGGGAACTAAAAGCAAAGGGATTACCAATGCTATTTTATATGGTTTTTTTATTGTTCTAATCTATTTTTTACTGAGCTTGCCTTTTCATTTGTTTGACTCGGTAGACTCTCAAATACTAAATACCATAGCAACCAATGTTTGGCTTAACATCGTATTCTTCGCAATCTTTGTATTTTTTGCTTTTTCATTCTTTGGGTATTATGAATTAACCTTACCAAGTTCATGGGCTAATAAAATGGATAATGCTTCTTCTAAAGCAGGAGGAGTATTAGGGATATTTTTCATGGCGGTAACTTTAGCTATCGTTTCTTTTTCGTGTACAGGGCCTATTTTAGGCGGACTCCTAGGAAGTACCGCTTTGGCAGATGGTGATGTTGCAACAAACCTATCTACCGGTATGTTAGGATTTGGAACCGCATTAGCCTTACCGTTTGCTTTATTTGCCTTATTCCCTGCATGGTTAAATTCGCTACCTAAATCGGGCGGATGGATGACTACCGTTAAAGTAGTTCTTGGCTTTCTTGAGTTAGCTTTGGCATTAAAATTCTTATCAAACGCAGATTTGGTAGGCAATTGGGGATTTCTTAAGCGCGAACTTTTTATTGGAATCTGGATTGTATTATTTATCTTATTAACACTATATCTATTTGGTATTTTACGTTTCCCTCATGATGGTCCAAAACAAAAACTATCAGGCCTCCGTAAAATGTTAGCTTTTGTGAGCGCTGCCTTTGTTCTTTATTTAGGGTTAGGAGTAACAAAAACAACCAATTTAAAATTATTAAGCGGATTTCCGCCACCAGAATTTTATAGCGTTTTTGAACAAGAAAGCGATTGCCCTTTAGGGATAAATTGTTTTAAAGATTTTGAGGATGGTTTAGCTTATGCTAAAGAGGTGAATAAGCCAATTTTATTAGATTTTACCGGTTGGGCTTGTGTCAACTGCCGTAAAATGGAAGAAAATGTATGGAGTAATCCAGAAGTGTTTAAACTTATAAATGATAATTATGTATTAATATCATTATATATAGATGATCGTAAAGCCTTACCAGATTTGGAACAGTTTGATTTCAAGTATGAAACCGGACGTGTAAAACATATTGAAACAGTAGGGCAAAAATGGGGGACTTTCCAAACCCTAAATTTTAATGCAGCATCACAGCCATATTATGTATTATTGTCGCCGGAATTAGAGGTTTTAAATACTGCTATCCAGTATACCGATACAGAAACCTATAAATTCTGGCTTCAAGAAGGCTTAGATAATTTGAAATAA
- a CDS encoding response regulator: MSNPINICIVDDDNIYQYTIVKTIKSLDFASKIITFSDGEEALNFVLKNLNDKIELPDIILLDINMPIMDGFQFMEEFVKIKPKLGKKIVIYMVSSSVDPKDIERTKKISAISDYIIKPIEIEKLKTIIQVLQ, from the coding sequence ATGAGTAATCCAATTAATATATGTATTGTTGATGACGATAATATATACCAATATACTATTGTAAAAACGATTAAATCATTAGATTTTGCATCTAAAATAATTACTTTTTCTGATGGAGAAGAAGCATTAAATTTTGTGCTAAAGAACTTAAATGATAAAATAGAACTTCCTGATATTATTTTATTAGATATAAATATGCCCATAATGGACGGATTTCAATTTATGGAAGAGTTTGTGAAAATAAAACCTAAGCTTGGTAAAAAAATAGTCATTTATATGGTCTCTTCTTCAGTAGACCCTAAGGATATAGAAAGAACAAAAAAAATTAGTGCTATTTCAGACTACATTATAAAACCTATTGAAATAGAAAAATTAAAAACCATAATTCAAGTATTACAGTAA